The proteins below are encoded in one region of Methanomassiliicoccales archaeon:
- a CDS encoding TRAM domain-containing protein, with protein MRDEHVSAGKRPVEEGQVYDVTITDIGERGDGIGKIEGLVIIIPDTTPGDTVKVRIIRLERKVAFGRKV; from the coding sequence ATGCGGGACGAGCACGTTTCTGCCGGAAAAAGGCCGGTGGAAGAGGGGCAGGTCTACGATGTCACCATCACAGATATCGGTGAGAGAGGTGACGGCATAGGCAAGATCGAAGGATTGGTCATCATCATCCCAGATACCACCCCCGGTGATACGGTGAAGGTGCGCATAATCCGTTTGGAGAGAAAAGTTGCCTTCGGACGAAAGGTTTGA
- the fen gene encoding flap endonuclease-1: MGVNLSDLVITKDIEPRDLMGRTVAIDAYNAIYQFLSVIRQPDGTPLMDPRGRVTSHLEGLLNRNANLVEMGIRPAYVFDGISPEKKEATIKERRVRRESAKKEWELAKAEGDVRKAYSKATQSSRITNEIVQSSRILLTHLGIPVIQAPEEGEAQAAYMCAKGDVWASASQDFDSLLFGTPRLVRNLTLSGRRKMPGRNEYREVRTQLIDQEETLQNLGINARQLVDLCLLVGTDFNPGVVGIGPKKALKLIKEHHDLPSALKALGMDEHDLDQVESIFLNFERTDDYRLQWEAPDQEKVREMLCGEYGFTEKRVASALEKFSSGKKNQRRLDMF, from the coding sequence ATGGGAGTAAACCTTTCAGACCTAGTCATCACCAAGGACATTGAACCGAGGGACCTGATGGGGCGTACCGTCGCCATTGACGCTTACAACGCCATCTATCAATTCCTTTCGGTGATAAGACAGCCTGATGGCACCCCCCTTATGGACCCCCGCGGCCGCGTCACCTCTCATCTGGAAGGACTTTTGAACCGGAATGCCAACCTAGTTGAGATGGGGATCCGTCCAGCCTACGTATTCGATGGTATCTCTCCGGAAAAAAAGGAAGCGACCATCAAGGAAAGGAGAGTGAGGAGGGAATCTGCCAAGAAGGAATGGGAGCTGGCAAAGGCCGAGGGGGATGTACGAAAAGCATACTCCAAAGCAACACAATCATCACGCATAACCAACGAGATAGTGCAATCATCACGCATATTGCTCACACATCTTGGCATACCGGTGATCCAGGCGCCGGAAGAGGGCGAGGCCCAAGCGGCGTACATGTGCGCTAAAGGGGACGTATGGGCGTCGGCCTCTCAGGACTTCGACTCCCTGCTTTTTGGAACTCCACGTCTGGTGCGGAACCTGACCCTCTCCGGACGAAGGAAGATGCCGGGCCGTAACGAGTACCGTGAGGTACGCACCCAGCTCATTGATCAGGAGGAAACATTACAGAACTTGGGCATCAACGCTCGGCAATTGGTAGATCTTTGTCTACTTGTTGGGACGGACTTCAATCCGGGTGTCGTTGGTATAGGGCCTAAGAAGGCCCTCAAGTTGATCAAGGAGCATCATGACCTGCCTTCGGCGCTCAAAGCACTTGGCATGGACGAACATGATCTCGATCAAGTGGAGTCGATCTTTCTGAACTTTGAACGTACCGATGATTATCGACTACAGTGGGAAGCACCTGACCAAGAGAAGGTCAGGGAAATGCTTTGCGGAGAGTACGGTTTCACCGAGAAGCGCGTCGCGTCCGCTTTGGAAAAATTCTCCTCCGGTAAGAAGAACCAGCGGCGTTTGGACATGTTCTGA